In Salinigranum marinum, one DNA window encodes the following:
- a CDS encoding 30S ribosomal protein S3: MADEHQFIENGLQRSQIDEFFADELGRAGYGGMEVAKTPMGTQIVLKAEKPGMVIGKGGKNIRKVTRELEERFNLDDPQIDVQEVDEPDLNARIVADRLANALERGWYFRKAGHTTIDRIMDAGALGAEIVLSGKVTGARSRVEKFNRGYIKHNGEPAEEIVDEGQGVAVMKLGTIGVTVKIIPPGAELPDDFSIEEDVEVEAVEQIAETEGEGVEELLEAEPEEVPDFSEEDVEVPTDEPDEVLDEEVVEVEEEVVEEVAADDDDETEDADADTADEDAEELDEEVEAEAADLVAEMEAADDEDADEGEEDA; the protein is encoded by the coding sequence ATGGCTGACGAACACCAGTTCATCGAGAACGGACTCCAGCGCTCGCAGATCGACGAGTTCTTCGCGGACGAACTCGGTCGCGCCGGCTACGGCGGGATGGAGGTCGCGAAGACGCCGATGGGCACCCAGATCGTCCTCAAGGCCGAAAAGCCCGGGATGGTCATCGGGAAGGGCGGGAAGAACATCCGCAAGGTGACCCGCGAACTCGAAGAGCGGTTCAACCTCGACGACCCCCAGATCGACGTCCAGGAGGTCGACGAACCCGACCTGAACGCCCGCATCGTCGCCGACCGCCTCGCCAACGCGCTCGAACGCGGCTGGTACTTCCGGAAGGCCGGCCACACGACGATCGACCGCATCATGGACGCCGGCGCGCTGGGTGCCGAGATCGTCCTGAGCGGGAAGGTCACGGGCGCTCGCTCGCGCGTCGAGAAGTTCAACCGGGGCTACATCAAGCACAACGGCGAGCCCGCCGAGGAGATCGTCGACGAGGGCCAGGGCGTCGCCGTCATGAAGCTCGGCACGATCGGCGTCACGGTGAAGATCATCCCGCCGGGAGCCGAGTTGCCCGACGACTTCTCCATCGAGGAGGACGTCGAGGTCGAAGCCGTCGAGCAGATCGCCGAGACCGAGGGTGAGGGCGTCGAGGAGCTCCTCGAGGCCGAACCCGAGGAGGTCCCCGACTTCTCCGAGGAGGACGTCGAGGTCCCGACCGACGAGCCCGACGAGGTGCTCGACGAGGAGGTCGTCGAGGTCGAAGAGGAGGTCGTCGAGGAGGTCGCGGCGGACGACGACGACGAGACCGAGGACGCCGACGCCGACACCGCCGACGAGGACGCCGAGGAACTCGACGAGGAAGTCGAGGCCGAGGCGGCCGACCTCGTCGCCGAGATGGAGGCGGCGGACGACGAAGACGCCGACGAAGGCGAGGAGGACGCGTAG
- the rpmC gene encoding 50S ribosomal protein L29, with the protein MAILYTAEIRDMTPAERQAELEELETELLNAKAVQAAGGAPDNPGRVSELKKTIARIKTIQREEGDLE; encoded by the coding sequence ATGGCGATCCTCTACACCGCCGAGATCCGCGACATGACGCCCGCCGAGCGACAGGCCGAACTCGAGGAGCTCGAGACCGAGCTGCTCAACGCGAAGGCCGTGCAGGCGGCGGGTGGCGCGCCGGACAACCCCGGCCGCGTGAGCGAACTGAAGAAGACCATCGCCCGGATCAAGACGATCCAGCGCGAAGAAGGCGACCTGGAGTAA
- a CDS encoding ribonuclease P protein component 1 — MPLTPETLTRHELNGLHTEVVESANPDLVGIAGRVVVETMHTLQIDDGSRVRQVPKEGTTFEFRLPTATETDAPTGGASHPDRPGDAPTVVPDGRSCTDEAAGAAKASGTASKPVSGPEKPATDADSSGAAAERAEAGEGVAYVTVDGTRLLSRPALRTENAGESTWR; from the coding sequence ATGCCGCTCACACCCGAGACCCTGACCCGACACGAACTCAACGGCCTCCACACGGAGGTCGTCGAGAGCGCGAACCCCGACCTGGTCGGGATCGCCGGCCGCGTCGTCGTCGAGACGATGCACACGCTCCAGATCGACGATGGCTCTCGGGTGCGGCAGGTCCCCAAGGAGGGGACGACGTTCGAGTTCCGCCTTCCGACCGCGACCGAGACGGACGCCCCGACCGGGGGCGCCTCTCACCCCGACCGCCCCGGCGACGCCCCTACCGTCGTCCCGGACGGTCGGTCGTGCACAGATGAAGCCGCCGGAGCCGCGAAGGCTTCGGGGACCGCGTCCAAACCGGTTTCGGGACCCGAGAAACCCGCCACCGACGCCGATTCTTCCGGCGCGGCGGCGGAACGGGCCGAGGCTGGCGAGGGCGTGGCCTACGTTACGGTGGATGGCACACGACTGCTCTCACGACCCGCGCTCCGCACGGAGAACGCAGGTGAATCAACATGGCGTTAG
- a CDS encoding 30S ribosomal protein S17, whose translation MALGLNVPEPEEACSDQYCPFHGSLSVRGQTLEGTVASTDMDKTVVVEREYDVRVPKYDRYMKRRSRIPAHAPPCLGLEVGDTVRIAETRPLSKTKSHVVVERVGGGD comes from the coding sequence ATGGCGTTAGGACTTAACGTACCAGAACCGGAGGAGGCCTGCTCCGACCAGTACTGTCCGTTCCACGGATCGCTTTCCGTGCGCGGGCAGACGCTGGAGGGCACCGTCGCCTCCACAGACATGGACAAGACCGTCGTCGTCGAGCGCGAGTACGACGTTCGAGTCCCCAAGTACGATCGGTACATGAAGCGCCGGAGTCGGATTCCGGCCCATGCACCGCCGTGCCTGGGACTCGAGGTCGGCGACACGGTCCGTATCGCAGAGACACGACCACTCTCGAAGACGAAATCACACGTGGTGGTCGAACGCGTCGGAGGTGGCGACTGA
- a CDS encoding 50S ribosomal protein L14 yields the protein MEALKADVTRGLNRGALVTCADNTGARELKVISVHGYSGTKNRQPSAGIGDKVTVSVTKGTPEMRRQVLEAVIVRQRKSIRRPDGTRVKFEDNAAVIIDEMEEPRGTEIKGPIAREVAERFGSIASTATMIV from the coding sequence ATGGAGGCACTGAAGGCCGACGTCACTCGTGGTCTCAACCGCGGCGCGCTCGTCACGTGTGCGGACAACACCGGGGCCCGTGAGCTGAAAGTGATCAGCGTCCACGGCTACTCCGGCACGAAGAACCGACAACCCTCGGCGGGCATCGGTGACAAGGTGACCGTTTCGGTCACCAAAGGCACCCCCGAGATGCGCCGCCAGGTGCTCGAGGCCGTCATCGTCCGACAGCGAAAGTCGATCCGACGGCCCGACGGCACGCGCGTGAAGTTCGAGGACAACGCGGCCGTGATCATCGACGAGATGGAAGAGCCGCGCGGGACCGAGATCAAAGGTCCCATCGCGCGTGAAGTCGCCGAGCGCTTCGGCAGCATCGCCTCGACAGCGACGATGATCGTCTAA
- the rplX gene encoding 50S ribosomal protein L24: MTKQPRKQRTRTRDAPLHERHKQVRATLSDDLREEYGRRNARVNAGDTVEILRGDFAGEDGEVIEVDLKAGVVHVEDVTVEKADGEEVPRPLDASNVRITELEFHDDDDRREARLRAEEATE, translated from the coding sequence ATGACCAAACAACCACGCAAACAGCGAACCCGGACGCGCGACGCGCCGCTCCACGAGCGGCACAAGCAGGTCCGCGCCACGCTCTCCGACGACCTCCGCGAGGAGTACGGTCGGCGTAACGCCCGCGTCAACGCGGGCGACACCGTCGAGATACTCCGCGGGGACTTCGCCGGGGAGGACGGCGAGGTCATCGAAGTCGACCTCAAAGCGGGCGTCGTCCACGTCGAGGACGTGACCGTCGAGAAGGCCGACGGCGAGGAAGTGCCGCGGCCGCTCGACGCGTCGAACGTCCGCATCACGGAACTCGAGTTCCACGACGACGACGACCGTCGCGAGGCGCGTCTGCGCGCCGAGGAGGCTACCGAATGA
- a CDS encoding 30S ribosomal protein S4e has product MTRHQKRLSVPNSWPVERKEATWTVKAGAGPHGEAGVPLLILLRDVLGYVDSKKEARYALNQDSVLVNGQAVSDESRPIGMFDILAFTQRDEYYRVFPDEGGRLALTPIAADAADSRLGKVVRKQQVKGGAFQLTLHDGTNVRIADDASAYSTNDSIVVDNETKEIVAHFPYEEGALVTAVDGQHAGEIGDVAEITVTPGSGSNTVRVVRDDDSEFETIEGYVVVIDENFTGSEEGDD; this is encoded by the coding sequence ATGACACGACATCAGAAACGACTCTCGGTCCCGAACTCCTGGCCGGTCGAACGGAAGGAGGCGACGTGGACGGTCAAGGCCGGTGCCGGCCCGCACGGTGAGGCCGGCGTGCCGCTCTTGATCCTGCTCCGGGACGTGCTCGGCTACGTCGACTCGAAGAAGGAAGCGCGCTACGCGCTGAATCAAGACAGCGTGCTGGTGAACGGCCAGGCGGTGTCGGACGAGTCCCGTCCCATCGGGATGTTCGACATCCTCGCGTTCACCCAGCGCGACGAGTACTACCGGGTGTTCCCCGACGAGGGGGGCCGCCTGGCGCTCACGCCGATCGCCGCCGACGCGGCCGACAGCCGCCTCGGTAAGGTCGTCCGCAAGCAGCAGGTGAAAGGTGGGGCCTTCCAGCTCACGCTTCACGACGGCACCAACGTCCGCATCGCCGACGACGCGTCGGCGTACTCGACGAACGACTCGATCGTCGTCGACAACGAGACGAAGGAGATCGTCGCACACTTCCCCTACGAGGAGGGGGCGCTCGTGACGGCCGTCGACGGCCAGCACGCCGGCGAGATCGGCGACGTCGCCGAGATCACCGTCACGCCCGGCAGCGGCTCGAACACGGTTCGGGTCGTCCGCGACGACGACTCCGAGTTCGAGACGATCGAGGGGTACGTCGTCGTCATCGACGAGAACTTCACCGGCTCCGAGGAGGGTGACGACTGA
- a CDS encoding 50S ribosomal protein L5, producing MSSDSDASFHEMRRPSVEKVVVHMGVGTGGRELADAEDILAEVAGQQPVRTQSKRASQDFGVRRGEPVGAKVTLRGEAASEFLATALPLTDLSTTQFDEYGNFSFGVAEHTEFPSQEYDPNIGIYGLDVTVNLVRPGYRVRKRDKAASSIPSRHMLTPEDAIAFVESEFGVDVAEVDE from the coding sequence ATGTCGTCGGACTCCGACGCGAGCTTCCACGAGATGCGCCGCCCCTCGGTCGAGAAGGTCGTCGTCCACATGGGCGTCGGCACGGGCGGTCGCGAACTCGCGGACGCCGAGGACATCCTCGCGGAGGTCGCGGGCCAACAGCCCGTCCGGACGCAGTCGAAACGCGCCAGCCAGGACTTCGGTGTCCGCCGGGGCGAACCCGTCGGCGCGAAGGTGACCCTCCGCGGCGAGGCCGCCAGCGAGTTCCTCGCGACGGCCCTGCCGCTGACGGACCTTTCGACCACGCAGTTCGACGAGTACGGGAACTTCAGCTTCGGCGTCGCCGAACACACGGAGTTCCCGAGCCAGGAGTACGACCCGAACATCGGGATCTACGGGCTGGACGTGACGGTCAACCTCGTCCGCCCGGGCTACCGCGTGCGCAAGCGCGACAAGGCGGCCAGTTCGATCCCGTCGCGCCACATGCTCACTCCCGAGGACGCGATCGCGTTCGTCGAGAGCGAGTTCGGCGTCGACGTCGCGGAGGTAGACGAATGA
- a CDS encoding 30S ribosomal protein S14, translating into MSESETETGEHASRRTGIERECRRCERKQGLVGKYDIFLCRQCFREVAREIGFKKYR; encoded by the coding sequence ATGAGCGAAAGCGAGACAGAGACGGGCGAGCACGCCTCGCGGCGCACGGGCATCGAGCGCGAGTGTCGTCGGTGCGAGCGGAAGCAGGGGCTGGTGGGGAAGTACGACATCTTCCTCTGCCGGCAGTGTTTCCGCGAGGTCGCCCGCGAGATCGGATTCAAGAAGTATCGATAA
- a CDS encoding 30S ribosomal protein S8 codes for MADNDPLSNALSGVNNAESVGHLSHTVQPASNVIGSVLEVFYDRGYIDGFEFVDDGKSGNFEVELKGAINKCGAVKPRYTTGADEYEKWEKRYLPARDYGTLIVSTSHGVMSHYAAREEGLGGQVIAYVY; via the coding sequence ATGGCGGACAACGATCCACTCAGCAACGCGCTGTCGGGCGTGAACAACGCCGAGAGCGTGGGCCATCTGAGCCACACGGTACAGCCCGCCTCGAACGTCATCGGCTCCGTCCTCGAGGTCTTCTACGACCGCGGGTACATCGACGGCTTCGAGTTCGTCGACGACGGCAAGTCCGGTAACTTCGAGGTCGAACTGAAAGGCGCGATCAACAAGTGTGGCGCCGTCAAGCCCCGGTACACCACCGGAGCCGACGAGTACGAGAAGTGGGAGAAGCGGTACCTCCCTGCCCGCGACTACGGCACGCTCATCGTCTCGACGAGCCACGGCGTCATGAGCCACTACGCGGCCCGTGAGGAGGGCCTCGGTGGCCAGGTGATCGCCTACGTCTACTGA
- a CDS encoding 50S ribosomal protein L6 produces MTTRTALDIPDDVTAEMDHLTLTVEGPNGSVSRRLWYPDVTVSVSDEVVIESDADDAKTAATVGTFESHVRNMFHGVTEGWEYKMEVFYAHFPMQVSVDGDHVVIKNFLGEKAPRRAKIRGDTEVQVDGEEVVLSGPNKEHVGQTAADIEQLTRVKDKDTRVFQDGVYITEKPQKAGGA; encoded by the coding sequence ATGACAACACGAACAGCACTCGACATCCCGGACGACGTCACCGCCGAGATGGACCACCTCACGCTCACGGTCGAGGGCCCCAACGGAAGCGTCTCGCGACGCCTCTGGTACCCCGACGTCACGGTGAGCGTCTCCGACGAGGTCGTCATCGAATCCGACGCCGACGACGCCAAGACCGCCGCAACCGTGGGCACCTTCGAGAGCCACGTGCGGAACATGTTCCACGGCGTCACCGAGGGGTGGGAGTACAAGATGGAAGTCTTCTACGCCCACTTCCCGATGCAGGTCTCGGTCGACGGCGACCACGTGGTCATCAAGAACTTCCTCGGCGAGAAGGCACCGCGGCGCGCGAAGATCCGCGGCGACACGGAGGTACAGGTCGACGGCGAGGAGGTCGTCCTCTCCGGCCCGAACAAAGAACACGTCGGCCAGACGGCGGCCGACATCGAACAGCTGACCCGTGTGAAGGACAAGGACACGCGCGTGTTCCAGGACGGCGTCTACATCACGGAGAAACCGCAGAAGGCAGGAGGTGCCTAG
- a CDS encoding 50S ribosomal protein L32e: MSADEPEAEDEITELEDISGVGPSKAEALREAGYDSVEDVKAASQAELAEVDGVGNALAARIKADVGGLEVTEETEAEVEDETEAEVEEAAEDVPTKRVPRGHADKTPELDDETARSLTQKHREGKPQFNRQDYHMKKRTPESWRKPRGNLSKQRRGIKGKGPMVEAGYRTPKAARGLHPSGFEEVHVHTPGDLEGVDGDTQAVRIASSVGARKRERIEDECEDREIRVLNPTYIEVEAEEEDE; encoded by the coding sequence ATGTCCGCAGACGAACCTGAAGCCGAAGACGAGATCACGGAGCTAGAGGACATCAGCGGGGTCGGCCCGTCGAAGGCGGAGGCGCTGCGCGAGGCCGGCTACGACTCGGTCGAGGACGTCAAGGCGGCGAGCCAGGCGGAACTGGCCGAAGTCGACGGCGTCGGCAACGCGCTGGCCGCCCGGATCAAGGCCGACGTCGGTGGCCTCGAAGTCACCGAGGAGACCGAAGCCGAGGTCGAAGACGAGACCGAAGCCGAGGTCGAGGAGGCGGCCGAGGACGTGCCGACGAAGCGCGTCCCCCGCGGCCACGCCGACAAGACGCCCGAGTTGGACGACGAGACCGCGCGGTCGCTGACGCAGAAACACCGCGAGGGCAAGCCGCAGTTCAACCGGCAGGACTACCACATGAAAAAGCGGACGCCGGAGTCGTGGCGCAAGCCCCGCGGCAACCTCTCGAAGCAACGCCGCGGCATCAAGGGCAAGGGCCCGATGGTCGAGGCGGGCTACCGCACGCCGAAGGCGGCCCGCGGACTGCACCCCTCGGGCTTCGAGGAGGTCCACGTCCACACTCCGGGCGACCTGGAGGGCGTCGACGGCGACACCCAGGCCGTCCGCATCGCCTCGTCGGTCGGCGCTCGCAAGCGCGAGCGCATCGAAGACGAGTGTGAGGACCGCGAGATCCGCGTCCTCAACCCGACCTACATCGAGGTCGAAGCCGAGGAGGAAGACGAATGA
- a CDS encoding 50S ribosomal protein L19e, producing MTDLKAQRRMAADVLDVGADRVWMDPEEQAEIADAITREDVRDLVDQGTIRVKDAKGNSKGRARQRQAKRDYGHRKGAGSRKGKAGARQNTKRAWISRIRAQRRRLRELRDDGPLSPTEYRTLYNKASGGEFDSVDRLETYIETHYGYEVQ from the coding sequence ATGACCGATCTGAAGGCCCAGCGACGCATGGCCGCCGACGTCCTCGACGTCGGTGCCGACCGCGTCTGGATGGACCCCGAGGAGCAGGCCGAGATCGCCGACGCCATCACGCGCGAGGACGTCCGTGACCTGGTCGACCAGGGCACGATCCGCGTCAAGGACGCGAAGGGCAACTCGAAAGGTCGGGCGCGCCAGCGCCAGGCCAAGCGCGACTACGGCCACCGCAAGGGTGCCGGCTCCCGGAAGGGGAAAGCCGGCGCGCGGCAGAACACGAAACGGGCATGGATCAGCCGGATCCGCGCACAGCGCCGTCGACTCCGCGAACTGCGCGACGACGGCCCGCTCTCGCCGACGGAGTACCGCACGCTCTACAACAAGGCGAGCGGCGGCGAGTTCGACAGCGTGGACCGACTCGAAACGTACATCGAGACACATTACGGATACGAGGTACAATAA
- a CDS encoding 50S ribosomal protein L18, translating to MATGPRYKVPMRRRRESRTDYHQRLRLLKSGKPRLVARVSNQHVRAQLVTPGPQGDETHVSASSEDLADYGWEAPTGNLPSAYLTGYLVGLRAREAGLDEAVLDIGLNTATPGNKVFAVQEGAIDAGLDIPHNESVLADWSRNRGEHIAAYAEQRDEPLYAGEFDATELPEHFDDVLGRLQEDDA from the coding sequence ATGGCGACAGGACCACGGTACAAGGTACCGATGCGGCGTCGCCGCGAGTCCCGGACGGACTACCATCAGCGGTTGCGCCTGTTGAAATCAGGCAAGCCACGGCTCGTTGCTCGCGTGAGCAACCAGCACGTCAGGGCGCAGCTGGTCACTCCGGGACCGCAGGGCGACGAGACGCACGTGAGCGCCTCGAGCGAGGACCTCGCCGACTACGGCTGGGAGGCTCCGACGGGGAACCTCCCGAGCGCCTATCTGACGGGCTACCTCGTGGGCCTTCGGGCCCGCGAGGCCGGCCTCGACGAAGCGGTGCTCGACATCGGCCTGAACACGGCGACTCCTGGCAACAAGGTGTTCGCGGTACAGGAAGGCGCAATCGACGCCGGGCTCGACATCCCCCACAACGAGAGCGTGCTCGCGGACTGGTCACGTAACCGCGGCGAACACATCGCCGCGTACGCCGAGCAGCGCGACGAGCCGCTCTACGCCGGGGAGTTCGACGCCACGGAACTGCCGGAGCACTTCGACGACGTGCTCGGCCGACTGCAGGAGGACGACGCATGA
- a CDS encoding 30S ribosomal protein S5, whose product MSRSNNGWEPRTRLGRMVQSGDITSMDQALESGLPLKEPEIVDQLLPGLDDDVLDINMVQRMTDSGRRVKFRCVCAVGNRDGYLGYAEGRDDQVGGAIQKAIEVAKLNIIKVDRGSGSWEDRAGGTHSLTRKAEGKAGSVTVEIIPAPRGLGLAASETTRSILELAGVQDAWTKSHGNTRTTVNLAKATYNALRNASQSRTPRRARRVQTEGEVSE is encoded by the coding sequence ATGAGCAGAAGCAACAACGGATGGGAGCCGCGGACGCGGCTCGGCCGGATGGTACAGAGCGGTGACATCACCTCGATGGACCAGGCGCTCGAATCGGGGCTCCCGCTGAAGGAGCCGGAGATCGTCGACCAGCTCCTCCCGGGACTGGACGACGACGTCCTCGACATCAACATGGTCCAGCGGATGACCGACTCCGGCCGCCGGGTGAAGTTCCGGTGTGTCTGTGCGGTCGGCAACCGCGACGGCTACCTCGGCTACGCCGAGGGCCGCGACGACCAGGTCGGCGGTGCGATCCAGAAGGCCATCGAGGTCGCGAAGCTGAACATCATCAAGGTCGACCGCGGCTCGGGCTCGTGGGAGGACCGAGCCGGCGGGACGCACTCGCTCACCCGGAAGGCCGAGGGCAAAGCCGGCTCCGTCACCGTCGAGATCATCCCTGCCCCGCGCGGGCTGGGCCTCGCGGCGTCGGAGACGACCCGGAGCATCCTCGAACTCGCCGGCGTGCAGGACGCGTGGACGAAGTCCCACGGCAACACCCGAACGACCGTCAACCTGGCGAAGGCGACGTACAACGCGCTGCGGAACGCCTCGCAGTCGCGGACGCCGCGCCGGGCCCGACGGGTCCAGACCGAAGGGGAGGTGTCGGAGTGA
- the rpmD gene encoding 50S ribosomal protein L30, translating to MQAIVQLRGEVDMSQGVRDTLKMLNLHGVNHCAFVPEEDTYRGMITKVNDWVAHGEPSVDVVETLLRKRVEPIEGSADVDEAWLAEHTAYDDFASLAAALVDEETTLREQGLTPVLRLHPPRKGHKGLKHSAAEGGQLGKHTTEQIDGLLEAMR from the coding sequence ATGCAGGCGATCGTCCAGCTCCGCGGCGAGGTGGACATGAGCCAGGGCGTCCGCGACACCCTGAAGATGCTCAACCTCCACGGCGTCAACCACTGCGCGTTCGTCCCCGAAGAGGACACCTACCGCGGGATGATCACCAAGGTGAACGACTGGGTCGCTCACGGCGAGCCCTCGGTCGACGTCGTCGAGACGCTGCTGCGAAAGCGCGTCGAACCCATCGAGGGATCGGCCGACGTCGACGAGGCGTGGCTGGCCGAGCACACGGCGTACGACGACTTCGCGTCGCTGGCGGCGGCGCTGGTCGACGAGGAGACCACCCTGCGCGAGCAGGGGCTGACGCCCGTGCTCCGCCTGCACCCGCCGCGCAAGGGTCACAAGGGCCTGAAGCACTCGGCGGCCGAAGGCGGTCAGCTCGGCAAGCACACGACCGAGCAGATCGACGGCCTCCTGGAGGCGATGCGATGA
- a CDS encoding uL15m family ribosomal protein: MTSKKRRQRGSRTHGGGTHKNRRGAGHRGGRGRAGRDKHEFHNYEPLGKHGFKRPEATQDTVAEVRVQKLDEDAALLAADGVAETEGDAYHIDARDVAEDGYDVDVVKVLGGGQVRNELHIVADAFTSGAVGLIEEAGGSTALTERAEAAAEAEAEAEAEADEETENVSDDEANGE; the protein is encoded by the coding sequence ATGACGTCGAAGAAACGGCGACAGCGCGGCTCCCGCACGCACGGCGGCGGCACCCACAAGAACCGGCGCGGCGCCGGCCACCGTGGCGGCCGCGGTCGCGCGGGCCGGGACAAACACGAGTTCCACAACTACGAGCCTCTCGGCAAGCACGGCTTCAAACGGCCCGAGGCGACGCAGGACACCGTCGCCGAAGTGCGCGTCCAGAAGCTCGACGAGGACGCGGCGCTGCTCGCCGCGGATGGCGTCGCCGAGACCGAGGGCGACGCCTACCACATCGACGCGCGTGACGTCGCCGAAGACGGGTACGACGTCGACGTGGTGAAGGTCCTCGGCGGCGGCCAGGTCCGCAACGAACTCCACATCGTCGCCGACGCTTTCACCAGTGGTGCGGTCGGCCTCATCGAGGAGGCCGGCGGCTCCACGGCGCTCACCGAGCGTGCGGAGGCGGCTGCCGAGGCCGAGGCCGAGGCGGAAGCGGAGGCCGACGAGGAAACCGAAAACGTTTCAGACGACGAGGCGAACGGAGAGTAA
- the secY gene encoding preprotein translocase subunit SecY has product MGWKEAAEPVLTRMPSVVRPEGHVPFRRKLGWTAGILVLYFFLTNVTLFGLATGSEDFFGQFRSILAGSQGSILQLGIGPIVTASIVLQLLGGADLLGLDTSDPRDQILYQGLQKVLVIVMIVLTGLPMVFAGNFLPADPAVAQSLGVGSNSVKALIFAQIAVGGILILFMDEVVSKWGVGSGVGLFIIAGVSQQLVAGLFSWEALGRTSGFFPTWFGIATGANEIPSLLTAEGLQALFLGQGQILALITTVLIFVIVVYAESVRVEIPLSHARVKGARGRFPVKLIYASVLPMILVRALQANLQFLGRILNSQWAAMPAWLGAYGSNGQVTGGLFYFVAPIQTRADWMWFLGLTSNEPWEIMVRIGVDLTFMIIGGAIFAIFWVETTGMGPEATARQIQNSGMQIPGFRRNPQVIEKVMERYIPQVTVIGGALVGLLAVAANMLGTIGQVSGTGLLLTVSITYKLYEEIAEEQLMEMHPMMRQMFGGGN; this is encoded by the coding sequence ATGGGATGGAAGGAGGCCGCCGAACCGGTGCTGACGCGGATGCCCTCGGTCGTCCGTCCGGAGGGCCACGTGCCCTTCCGCCGCAAGCTCGGGTGGACCGCAGGGATCCTCGTCCTGTATTTCTTCCTGACGAACGTCACCCTGTTCGGGCTGGCGACGGGGTCGGAGGACTTCTTCGGCCAGTTCCGCTCGATCCTGGCGGGGTCGCAAGGGTCGATCCTCCAGCTGGGGATCGGACCGATCGTCACCGCGAGCATCGTGCTGCAACTGCTCGGCGGGGCTGATCTGCTCGGGCTCGACACGTCGGACCCCCGCGATCAGATTCTCTATCAGGGGCTCCAGAAGGTGCTCGTGATCGTGATGATCGTCCTCACGGGGCTGCCGATGGTGTTCGCCGGGAACTTCCTGCCCGCCGATCCGGCGGTGGCGCAGTCGCTCGGCGTCGGGTCGAACAGCGTGAAGGCGCTCATCTTCGCGCAGATCGCCGTCGGCGGCATCCTCATCCTGTTCATGGACGAGGTCGTCTCGAAGTGGGGCGTCGGCTCCGGTGTCGGGCTGTTCATCATCGCCGGCGTCAGCCAGCAGCTCGTCGCCGGGCTGTTCAGCTGGGAGGCGCTCGGCCGCACCTCGGGCTTCTTCCCCACCTGGTTCGGCATCGCCACCGGCGCGAACGAGATCCCCTCGCTCCTCACGGCGGAGGGACTGCAGGCGCTGTTCCTCGGCCAGGGGCAGATCCTCGCGCTCATCACGACGGTGCTCATCTTCGTCATCGTCGTCTACGCCGAGTCCGTCCGGGTCGAGATCCCGCTCAGCCACGCCCGCGTAAAGGGTGCCCGCGGTCGGTTCCCGGTGAAGCTCATCTACGCGAGCGTCCTGCCGATGATCCTCGTTCGCGCGCTGCAGGCGAACCTCCAGTTCCTCGGCCGGATACTCAACAGCCAGTGGGCCGCGATGCCCGCCTGGCTCGGCGCATACGGCTCCAACGGACAGGTCACCGGCGGCCTGTTCTACTTCGTCGCGCCCATCCAGACCCGTGCGGACTGGATGTGGTTCCTCGGGCTCACCTCGAACGAGCCGTGGGAGATCATGGTCCGGATCGGGGTTGACCTGACGTTCATGATTATCGGCGGTGCGATCTTCGCCATCTTCTGGGTCGAGACGACGGGGATGGGGCCCGAAGCGACGGCCAGACAGATCCAGAACTCCGGGATGCAGATTCCCGGCTTCCGGCGGAACCCGCAGGTCATCGAGAAGGTGATGGAGCGGTACATCCCGCAGGTGACGGTTATCGGCGGCGCGCTCGTCGGCCTGCTGGCCGTGGCGGCGAACATGCTCGGCACCATCGGGCAGGTCTCCGGCACCGGGCTGCTGCTGACCGTGTCGATCACCTACAAGCTGTACGAGGAGATCGCAGAGGAACAGCTGATGGAGATGCATCCGATGATGCGCCAGATGTTCGGCGGCGGCAACTGA